From Burkholderia pseudomultivorans, the proteins below share one genomic window:
- a CDS encoding RNA polymerase factor sigma-70, which translates to MPSAYDDPAYLEKLRYDLLRFARLQLRDTDTAEDAVQEALTAAWSHAADFAGQSAHKTWVFGILRNKLIDVLRARQRLVSLSALDAELDGESALDRELFKENGHWAAHTKPRPWPRPDTLLQQQQFWTLFEMCLDHLPEQIGRVFMMREFLDVEIADICSELTLTTNHCSVLLYRARTRLRTCLSEKGLTTEDATGEM; encoded by the coding sequence ATGCCGTCCGCGTACGACGATCCCGCTTATCTCGAAAAATTGCGGTACGACTTGTTGCGTTTCGCGCGCCTGCAATTGCGCGACACCGACACCGCCGAAGACGCCGTGCAGGAAGCATTGACCGCCGCGTGGTCGCATGCGGCCGATTTCGCGGGCCAGTCGGCGCACAAGACCTGGGTGTTCGGGATCCTGCGCAACAAGCTGATCGACGTGTTGCGAGCGCGGCAGCGACTGGTGAGCCTGTCGGCGCTCGACGCGGAGCTCGACGGCGAATCGGCGCTCGACCGCGAACTGTTCAAGGAAAACGGGCACTGGGCCGCGCATACGAAGCCGCGACCGTGGCCGCGGCCGGACACGCTGTTGCAGCAGCAGCAGTTCTGGACGCTGTTCGAGATGTGCCTCGACCATCTTCCCGAACAGATCGGACGCGTGTTCATGATGCGCGAATTCCTCGATGTCGAGATCGCGGACATCTGCAGCGAGTTGACGTTGACGACGAATCACTGCAGCGTGCTGCTGTACCGCGCACGCACGCGATTGCGCACCTGCCTCAGCGAAAAAGGACTGACGACCGAAGATGCTACCGGGGAAATGTAA
- a CDS encoding alpha/beta fold hydrolase: METNVTAPSHPDQPVFVLVHGAWHGAWCFAHVATALAERGHLAIARDLPAHGIHARFPASYLERPLDKDAFGAEPSPVANTSLDDYAAQVMQAVDDAYALGRGRVILVGHSMGGLAITAAAERAPEKIAKLVYLAAFMPASGVPCLDYVRAPENRGDLLAPLMLASPRTTGALRLDPRSGDPAYREMTRRALYDDVPQADFEAVANLLSCDVPAAPFATAIPTTAARWGAIDRHYIKCLQDRVILPALQQRMIDEADAFTPGNPTHVHQLDSSHSPFMSQPAVLAGVLADIAKH, from the coding sequence ATGGAGACGAACGTGACCGCCCCCTCGCATCCCGACCAACCGGTTTTCGTGCTCGTGCACGGCGCATGGCATGGCGCGTGGTGCTTCGCCCATGTCGCGACTGCGCTGGCCGAGCGCGGCCACCTCGCGATCGCGCGCGACCTGCCCGCGCACGGCATTCACGCCCGCTTTCCCGCCTCCTACCTCGAACGGCCGCTCGACAAGGACGCGTTCGGCGCCGAGCCGTCGCCGGTCGCGAACACGTCGCTCGACGATTACGCGGCGCAGGTGATGCAGGCCGTCGACGACGCGTACGCGCTCGGTCGCGGCAGGGTGATCCTCGTCGGGCACAGCATGGGCGGCCTCGCGATCACCGCGGCGGCCGAGCGCGCGCCGGAGAAGATCGCGAAGCTCGTCTATCTGGCGGCGTTCATGCCCGCGTCCGGCGTGCCGTGCCTCGACTACGTGCGCGCGCCCGAGAACCGCGGCGACCTGCTGGCGCCGCTGATGCTCGCGAGCCCGCGCACCACGGGCGCGCTGCGGCTCGATCCGCGCAGCGGCGACCCGGCGTATCGCGAGATGACCCGGCGCGCGCTGTACGACGACGTGCCGCAGGCCGACTTCGAGGCCGTCGCGAACCTGCTGAGCTGCGACGTGCCGGCCGCGCCGTTCGCGACCGCGATTCCGACGACCGCCGCGCGCTGGGGCGCGATCGACCGGCACTACATCAAGTGCCTGCAGGATCGCGTGATCCTGCCCGCGTTGCAGCAGCGGATGATCGACGAAGCCGACGCGTTCACGCCCGGCAATCCGACTCACGTGCATCAGCTCGACAGCAGCCATTCGCCGTTCATGTCGCAGCCGGCCGTGCTGGCCGGCGTGCTGGCCGACATCGCGAAGCACTGA
- the arsC gene encoding arsenate reductase (glutaredoxin) (This arsenate reductase requires both glutathione and glutaredoxin to convert arsenate to arsenite, after which the efflux transporter formed by ArsA and ArsB can extrude the arsenite from the cell, providing resistance.) — translation MITIYHNPRCSKSRETLALIETLNTAGAPVNVVEYLKTPPTVEALETLHRQLGRPVRDMLRDGEEPYKTLDLGRADLTDAEAYAAIVAHPILLQRPIVVYRGKAAIGRPPESVRALFE, via the coding sequence ATGATCACGATCTACCACAACCCTAGATGCTCGAAGTCCCGCGAGACGCTCGCGTTGATCGAAACGCTGAACACCGCCGGCGCGCCCGTCAACGTCGTCGAGTATCTGAAGACGCCGCCGACGGTCGAGGCGCTCGAAACGCTGCATCGCCAGCTCGGACGCCCGGTGCGCGACATGCTGCGCGATGGCGAAGAGCCGTACAAGACCCTCGACCTGGGACGCGCAGACCTGACCGACGCCGAGGCCTACGCCGCGATCGTCGCTCACCCGATCCTGCTGCAGCGTCCGATCGTCGTGTATCGCGGCAAGGCCGCGATCGGGCGACCGCCGGAATCGGTGCGCGCGCTGTTCGAATAA
- a CDS encoding chemotaxis protein CheC, whose product MPDSVFTAEQRDALQEIANLAMGRAAARLALLLGRFIELSVPRVRVVKAADAGGVLSEMTGIRDNVTAVRQGFRSDIKGEAIVLCRSAGIARLMSLVERTFGDDMPGGMTTRDELVFDVANVLMGACVASILDELGRKPVFFPPGLLGANMSFDEVFEPSALAWSIALLLEVNFGLEDHAFRAHFVMLMAEDSIRLMGDALDALLSAL is encoded by the coding sequence ATGCCTGACTCGGTGTTCACGGCGGAGCAACGCGACGCGTTGCAGGAGATCGCCAACCTCGCGATGGGCCGCGCCGCGGCGCGGCTCGCGTTGCTGCTCGGGCGTTTCATCGAGCTGTCGGTGCCGCGCGTGCGCGTCGTGAAGGCGGCCGACGCGGGGGGCGTGCTGAGCGAGATGACGGGGATTCGCGACAACGTGACCGCCGTGCGCCAGGGCTTCCGCTCCGACATCAAGGGCGAGGCGATCGTGCTGTGCCGCAGCGCCGGCATTGCGCGGCTGATGTCGCTGGTCGAGCGCACCTTCGGCGACGACATGCCCGGCGGCATGACGACCCGGGACGAACTCGTATTCGACGTCGCGAACGTGCTGATGGGCGCCTGCGTCGCGTCGATCCTCGACGAACTCGGCCGCAAGCCGGTGTTCTTTCCGCCGGGGCTGCTCGGCGCGAACATGTCGTTCGACGAAGTGTTCGAGCCGAGCGCGCTCGCCTGGAGCATCGCGCTGCTGCTCGAAGTGAACTTCGGTCTCGAGGATCACGCGTTCCGCGCTCATTTCGTGATGCTGATGGCCGAGGATTCGATCCGCCTGATGGGCGACGCGCTCGACGCGTTGCTGTCCGCGCTGTGA
- a CDS encoding ParB/RepB/Spo0J family partition protein: MKPSQFAKGFQARPDITTSEKRTALDRLNAIDGIVKSETTSPTPTKSSKKDNTAAAAPEVVLDASTDESAQYRAWRLENRYAPGQVIELPLKAIKHSPFNPRHFYLKSSIAELAVNLAKQGQQQAIHVIPDYDNPGTYFVSDGGRRVRALKEANKESVKAIVIDVPIGIQSYKLGYDLNVQRDSQTVFDNAVVWRRFLDDQHFQSQKELAEHLGLDESTVAVALSIGKLPEAVMQEMVARPDRFGSNMAYQVGRYHNARGTEATLRLINKIVSDDLSTRQVADIVKGRVAAQETPKPASRQRYAQRLEIKLGGKSVGDLKSYGEDRIELRLRGLPKDKRDAILEQLERMLLSD, encoded by the coding sequence ATGAAACCCTCCCAATTTGCTAAAGGATTCCAGGCGCGCCCGGATATCACGACGAGCGAGAAGCGCACGGCTCTCGACCGGCTCAACGCCATCGACGGCATCGTCAAATCGGAAACGACGTCGCCAACGCCGACCAAATCCTCGAAGAAAGACAACACGGCGGCCGCCGCTCCGGAAGTCGTGCTCGACGCGTCGACCGACGAATCGGCGCAATATCGCGCGTGGCGCCTCGAGAATCGTTATGCGCCCGGTCAGGTGATCGAGCTGCCGCTGAAGGCCATCAAGCACAGCCCGTTCAACCCGCGGCATTTCTATCTGAAATCGTCGATCGCCGAACTGGCAGTCAACCTCGCGAAGCAGGGGCAGCAGCAGGCGATCCACGTGATCCCGGACTACGACAATCCGGGCACGTATTTCGTCAGCGACGGCGGTCGCCGCGTACGCGCGCTGAAGGAAGCGAACAAGGAATCGGTCAAGGCGATCGTGATCGACGTGCCGATCGGCATCCAGAGCTACAAGCTCGGCTACGACCTCAACGTCCAGCGCGATTCGCAGACGGTGTTCGACAATGCCGTCGTCTGGCGTCGCTTCCTCGACGACCAGCATTTCCAGAGCCAGAAGGAACTGGCCGAACATCTCGGTCTCGACGAGTCGACGGTCGCCGTCGCGCTGTCGATCGGCAAGCTGCCGGAAGCGGTCATGCAGGAGATGGTCGCGCGCCCGGATCGCTTCGGTTCGAACATGGCGTACCAGGTCGGCCGCTATCACAACGCGCGCGGCACCGAGGCCACGCTGCGGCTGATCAACAAGATCGTGTCGGACGACCTCAGCACGCGCCAGGTGGCGGATATCGTCAAGGGCCGCGTGGCGGCGCAGGAGACGCCGAAGCCCGCGAGCCGTCAGCGCTATGCGCAACGGCTCGAGATCAAGCTCGGCGGCAAGTCGGTCGGCGACCTGAAGTCGTACGGCGAGGACCGCATCGAGCTGCGCCTGCGCGGCCTGCCGAAGGACAAGCGCGACGCGATCCTCGAGCAGCTCGAGCGGATGCTGTTGTCGGACTGA
- a CDS encoding hybrid sensor histidine kinase/response regulator encodes MTSDRPADSRTSAPAPADDWQDDGNYASGAPEHDFAVRRVTLIVLLVAAIVLPCIYVVVMAYNDLKAREAAASDVTMRTVRVAEEHALKVFDLSETLDARIVDLVQDMDDATVRSKESDIHEALNTIGGGYPQVAAVSIFGASGMLLANSLYYPAPYASIANRDDFAGIRDGKVIEHISRLMMGPLKLENIPVFNTGVARRHSDGSFAGMVSIALKSSYFNAFYRDLLGGSKTPMTMALARSDGAVIASYPPPPSIAHTDREATFGNPRNDPRAGVVRVRHGSDDSEIVAYRQVGSYPVYVTCAYRTSEIWREWYEHLSVLFLSMFAPSIALWCVIWLSLKRLKAEEQAWDRWQAEASMRRSIESAYRQSRKMQALGTLVGSVAHDFNNLLMIISSNVQIARRRGTQHLDKELGAIERALKNGQSLTRQLLGVARKQPLHNETIDVGQWLGTCRELLKTSLGSKSSLVVAIDPGVWPIRVDVAELELAVINLAVNARDAMSSGGRFTVGARNVTLRREDGFPLTGDFVQISLDDTGSGMAPDVLARAFEPLFTTKAQGMGTGLGLPQVFAFCERSGGLATIDSAVGAGTSVRLYLPRARAEDVVARPTAAAHEPGPHAGLHVLLVEDNSEVAAGTEALLSLLGHRVTYAATADDALQLIEGATANDAFDLVISDIHMPGRLNGIDLAEAIEKRPGKLPVILVTGYAEELDRTRTVNVRVLSKPFDIALLDEILMGIRDARDARHTGM; translated from the coding sequence ATGACGTCCGACCGGCCTGCCGACTCCCGCACATCCGCCCCCGCTCCCGCCGACGACTGGCAGGACGACGGCAACTATGCGTCCGGCGCGCCCGAGCACGATTTCGCGGTTCGCCGCGTGACGCTGATCGTGCTGCTCGTCGCGGCGATCGTGCTGCCGTGCATCTACGTGGTCGTGATGGCCTACAACGACCTGAAGGCGCGCGAAGCGGCCGCGAGCGACGTGACGATGCGCACCGTGCGCGTGGCCGAGGAGCATGCGCTCAAGGTGTTCGACCTGAGCGAAACGCTCGACGCGCGGATCGTCGACCTGGTCCAGGACATGGACGACGCGACCGTGCGCAGCAAGGAGTCCGATATCCACGAGGCGCTGAACACGATCGGCGGCGGCTATCCGCAGGTGGCGGCCGTGTCGATCTTCGGCGCGAGCGGGATGCTGCTCGCGAACAGCCTCTACTATCCGGCGCCGTATGCGTCGATCGCGAACCGCGACGACTTCGCCGGCATTCGCGACGGCAAGGTCATCGAGCACATCTCGCGGCTGATGATGGGGCCGCTCAAGCTCGAGAACATTCCCGTGTTCAACACCGGCGTCGCGCGCCGGCACAGCGACGGCTCGTTCGCGGGCATGGTGTCGATCGCGCTGAAGTCGTCGTATTTCAATGCGTTCTACCGCGACCTGCTGGGCGGCTCGAAAACGCCGATGACGATGGCGCTCGCGCGCTCCGACGGCGCGGTGATCGCGTCGTATCCGCCGCCGCCGTCGATCGCGCATACCGATCGCGAAGCGACGTTCGGCAACCCGCGCAACGATCCGCGCGCGGGCGTCGTGCGCGTGCGCCACGGCAGCGACGACAGCGAGATCGTCGCGTACCGGCAGGTCGGCAGCTATCCCGTCTATGTGACCTGCGCGTACCGCACGTCGGAAATCTGGCGCGAATGGTATGAACACCTGAGCGTGCTGTTCCTGTCGATGTTCGCGCCGTCGATCGCGCTGTGGTGCGTGATCTGGCTGTCGCTGAAGCGGCTGAAGGCGGAAGAGCAGGCGTGGGATCGCTGGCAGGCCGAAGCGTCGATGCGGCGCTCGATCGAATCCGCGTACCGGCAGTCGCGCAAGATGCAGGCGCTCGGCACGCTCGTCGGCAGCGTCGCGCACGACTTCAACAATCTGCTGATGATCATCTCCAGCAACGTGCAGATCGCGCGGCGGCGCGGCACCCAGCATCTCGACAAGGAACTCGGCGCGATCGAGCGCGCGCTGAAGAACGGGCAGTCGCTGACGCGCCAGCTGCTCGGCGTCGCGCGCAAGCAGCCGCTGCACAACGAGACCATCGACGTCGGGCAGTGGCTCGGCACCTGCCGCGAACTGCTGAAGACCTCGCTCGGCTCGAAATCGTCGCTGGTCGTCGCGATCGATCCGGGCGTGTGGCCGATTCGCGTCGACGTCGCCGAGCTGGAACTTGCGGTGATCAACCTCGCGGTCAACGCGCGCGATGCGATGTCGAGCGGCGGCCGCTTCACGGTCGGCGCGCGCAACGTGACGCTGCGCCGCGAGGACGGTTTTCCGCTGACCGGCGATTTCGTGCAGATCTCGCTCGACGATACGGGCTCGGGCATGGCGCCCGACGTGCTCGCGCGCGCGTTCGAGCCGCTGTTTACGACCAAGGCGCAGGGGATGGGGACCGGGCTCGGGCTGCCGCAGGTGTTCGCGTTCTGCGAACGCTCGGGCGGCCTCGCGACGATCGACAGCGCAGTCGGCGCCGGCACGTCGGTGCGCCTCTACCTGCCGCGCGCGCGCGCCGAGGACGTGGTGGCGCGGCCGACGGCCGCCGCGCACGAGCCGGGCCCGCACGCGGGCCTGCACGTGCTGCTCGTCGAGGACAACAGCGAAGTGGCGGCCGGCACCGAGGCGCTGCTGTCGCTGCTCGGCCACCGCGTGACCTACGCGGCGACCGCCGACGACGCGCTGCAACTGATCGAGGGCGCGACCGCGAACGACGCGTTCGACCTGGTGATCTCGGACATCCACATGCCGGGCCGGCTGAACGGCATCGACCTCGCCGAGGCGATCGAGAAGCGGCCGGGAAAACTGCCGGTGATCCTCGTCACCGGCTATGCGGAGGAACTCGACCGCACGCGCACCGTCAACGTGCGCGTGCTGTCGAAGCCGTTCGACATCGCGCTGCTCGACGAGATCCTGATGGGCATCCGCGACGCGCGCGACGCACGGCATACCGGCATGTGA
- a CDS encoding response regulator: MSLPIVIADDSLLARKLLAKALPVDWDVDVAYAANGREALALYRDGKASVMFLDLTMPDMSGYQVLETLRHEDLNTFVIVVSADIQPQAQTRVRELGAIAFVAKPVTPDALLPILREYGLYA; encoded by the coding sequence ATGTCCCTGCCGATTGTAATTGCCGACGATTCGCTGCTCGCGCGCAAACTGTTGGCGAAAGCCCTGCCGGTCGACTGGGATGTCGATGTCGCGTACGCAGCGAATGGCCGGGAGGCGCTGGCGCTTTATCGTGACGGCAAGGCTTCCGTGATGTTTCTGGACCTGACGATGCCCGACATGAGCGGCTATCAGGTACTGGAAACACTGCGCCACGAGGATCTGAACACGTTCGTGATCGTGGTATCCGCCGATATCCAGCCGCAGGCGCAAACGCGCGTCCGCGAGCTGGGCGCGATCGCATTCGTCGCCAAGCCCGTGACGCCGGACGCATTGCTGCCCATTCTCAGGGAGTATGGGTTGTATGCCTGA
- a CDS encoding zf-HC2 domain-containing protein, translating to MLPGKCKDVTRLLSDALDRHLTMHERVQVRVHLPVCSGCRAYRGQIALLRTAAKVAAGQEPESGEES from the coding sequence ATGCTACCGGGGAAATGTAAGGACGTGACGCGGCTGCTGTCGGATGCGCTCGATCGGCATCTGACGATGCACGAACGCGTGCAGGTGCGCGTGCATCTGCCGGTCTGCAGCGGATGCCGCGCCTATCGCGGACAGATCGCGCTGCTGCGGACGGCCGCGAAAGTAGCGGCGGGGCAGGAGCCGGAAAGCGGGGAGGAATCGTGA
- a CDS encoding GGDEF domain-containing protein yields MMAAPASLSDLVIERVGFGLFVLDRAMTVLMWNRFMQDHSGVPAADVIGRNLFDCFPDLPRAWLARKLDSVFQLGSFAFSSWEQRPYLFRFEHDRPITGGVDYMQQDCTFMPLARGREVEAVCVTISDVTHVSVMQREREEAFAKLREHANRDGLTGIANRRCFEARLSAEFARWQRYGGDLSVLLFDLDHFKAINDRFGHAAGDAVLRETARRVASIVRTQDTFGRFGGEEFALLLPCTNLDEAMRVADKVRAAIGGTPVDAEGFSVPVTASVGGACAKAGASSCDSLVNDADAALYRAKRLGRDRSVGHA; encoded by the coding sequence GTGATGGCCGCGCCCGCATCGCTCAGCGATCTCGTGATCGAACGGGTCGGCTTCGGGCTGTTCGTGCTCGATCGCGCGATGACCGTGCTGATGTGGAATCGCTTCATGCAGGACCACAGCGGCGTGCCGGCCGCCGACGTGATCGGCCGCAACCTGTTCGACTGCTTTCCGGACCTGCCGCGCGCATGGCTCGCGCGCAAGCTCGACAGCGTGTTCCAGCTCGGCAGCTTCGCGTTCAGTTCGTGGGAGCAGCGCCCCTACCTGTTTCGTTTCGAGCACGACCGGCCGATCACGGGCGGCGTCGACTACATGCAGCAGGACTGCACGTTCATGCCGCTCGCGCGCGGGCGCGAGGTCGAAGCCGTGTGCGTGACGATCTCGGACGTCACGCACGTGAGCGTGATGCAGCGCGAACGCGAGGAGGCCTTCGCGAAGCTGCGCGAGCATGCGAATCGCGACGGGCTCACCGGCATCGCCAACCGGCGCTGCTTCGAAGCGCGCCTGAGCGCCGAATTCGCGCGCTGGCAGCGTTACGGCGGCGACCTGTCCGTGCTGCTGTTCGATCTCGATCACTTCAAGGCGATCAACGACCGCTTCGGGCACGCGGCCGGCGATGCGGTGCTGCGCGAGACGGCGCGCCGCGTCGCGTCGATCGTGCGCACCCAGGACACGTTCGGCCGCTTCGGCGGCGAGGAATTCGCGCTGCTGCTGCCGTGCACGAATCTCGACGAGGCGATGCGCGTGGCCGACAAGGTGCGCGCGGCGATCGGCGGCACGCCGGTCGACGCCGAAGGCTTCAGCGTGCCGGTGACGGCGAGCGTCGGCGGCGCATGCGCGAAGGCGGGCGCGTCGAGTTGCGACTCGCTCGTCAACGACGCCGACGCGGCGCTCTATCGCGCCAAGCGGCTCGGCCGCGATCGCTCGGTCGGCCACGCGTAG
- a CDS encoding NADPH-dependent FMN reductase — translation MAYRVAVVVGSLRSGSWNRALARAVISLAPADLSFEFVEIGELPLYSQDYDADFPEVAKRFKQSIEAADALLFVTPEYNRSIPGVLKNALDWGSRPWGSNSWAGKPGAVLGTSPGATGTALAQQHLRNVLAYLDVKTLGQPEMFIKHDPSRIDDDGKIVNEDTRKFLQGFVDRYAAWVRVLKAA, via the coding sequence ATGGCCTATCGTGTTGCGGTCGTCGTCGGCAGCCTGCGCAGCGGTTCTTGGAACCGCGCGCTCGCGCGCGCCGTGATCTCGCTCGCCCCCGCCGATCTTTCGTTCGAGTTCGTCGAAATCGGCGAACTGCCGCTGTACAGCCAGGATTACGACGCCGACTTCCCGGAAGTCGCGAAGCGCTTCAAGCAGTCGATCGAAGCGGCCGATGCGCTGCTGTTCGTCACGCCCGAGTACAACCGCTCGATTCCGGGCGTGTTGAAGAATGCGCTCGACTGGGGTTCGCGTCCGTGGGGTTCCAATTCGTGGGCGGGCAAGCCGGGCGCGGTGCTCGGCACGTCGCCGGGCGCGACCGGCACCGCGCTCGCGCAGCAGCACCTGCGCAACGTGCTGGCCTATCTCGACGTGAAGACGCTCGGGCAGCCGGAGATGTTCATCAAGCATGATCCGTCGCGCATCGACGATGACGGCAAAATCGTCAACGAGGACACCCGCAAGTTCCTGCAGGGCTTCGTCGATCGCTACGCCGCCTGGGTGCGCGTGCTGAAGGCGGCCTGA
- the parA gene encoding ParA family partition ATPase — MAAEIIAVTQQKGGVGKSTIAMHLGAAFHEKGKRVLVVDADGQNTLVHWSSASGDSDNGIPFPVVNLAEAGSQIHREIKKFINDYDIIVVDCPPSITEKVSGVVLLAASIAVIPTSSSPADYWSSVGLVKLIQQAQVMNEDLRAVFLLNKTEEKRMLTRELKRALEELGFPLLKTQIPTREAYKQAMALGQTVLQINDRGARLAAAEIRACADEIVAMLP; from the coding sequence TTGGCCGCGGAAATCATTGCAGTCACTCAACAAAAAGGCGGCGTCGGCAAAAGCACGATCGCCATGCACCTCGGCGCCGCGTTCCATGAAAAAGGGAAGCGCGTCCTCGTCGTCGACGCAGACGGCCAAAACACACTGGTCCACTGGTCGAGCGCGTCGGGAGACAGCGACAACGGCATTCCCTTCCCCGTCGTCAACCTTGCCGAAGCCGGCAGCCAGATCCACCGCGAGATCAAGAAGTTCATCAACGACTACGACATCATCGTCGTGGACTGCCCGCCATCGATCACCGAGAAGGTCTCGGGCGTCGTCCTGCTGGCCGCGTCGATTGCCGTGATCCCGACTTCGTCGTCGCCGGCCGATTACTGGTCGAGCGTCGGGCTCGTGAAGCTGATCCAGCAGGCGCAGGTCATGAACGAGGACCTCCGCGCGGTGTTCCTGCTGAACAAGACCGAAGAGAAACGCATGCTCACCCGCGAGCTGAAGCGTGCGCTCGAAGAACTCGGTTTCCCGCTGCTGAAAACGCAAATCCCGACCCGCGAAGCGTACAAGCAGGCGATGGCGCTCGGCCAGACCGTCCTGCAGATAAACGACCGCGGCGCGCGGCTCGCCGCTGCGGAAATTCGTGCATGTGCCGACGAAATCGTCGCGATGCTGCCCTGA
- the hpnD gene encoding presqualene diphosphate synthase HpnD gives MAVSNLVVDEQETDAAAVTSGSSFYLAMRILPAVQRDAMFQVYAFCRAVDDIADSDLPRAERAAGLERWRADIDACFAGRPPRALAALEREIRAFDLQRDDFHAMIDGMAMDAAEDICAPDEPTLDLYCDRVASAAGRLSVRIFGMPEAEGIKLSHHLGRALQLTNILRDIDDDAAINRCYLPRELLAREGIAITDPATIARDPALPRVCATLVERALEHFRQADAVMDTCARAQVKAPRIMSGAYRCILEAAVARGFAAPRAPLRKPKARMLMIAARYALF, from the coding sequence TTGGCCGTTTCCAATCTCGTCGTGGACGAACAAGAAACCGACGCCGCTGCCGTCACATCGGGCAGTTCTTTCTATCTCGCGATGCGCATCCTGCCGGCCGTGCAGCGCGACGCGATGTTCCAGGTCTATGCGTTCTGCCGCGCGGTCGACGACATCGCCGACAGCGACCTGCCGCGCGCCGAGCGCGCCGCCGGTCTCGAACGCTGGCGCGCGGACATCGACGCGTGCTTCGCGGGCCGGCCGCCGCGCGCGCTGGCCGCGCTCGAGCGCGAGATCCGCGCATTCGACCTGCAGCGCGACGATTTCCACGCGATGATCGACGGGATGGCGATGGACGCCGCCGAAGACATCTGCGCGCCCGACGAGCCGACGCTCGACCTCTATTGCGACCGCGTGGCGAGCGCGGCCGGCCGCCTGTCGGTGAGGATTTTCGGGATGCCGGAAGCCGAAGGGATCAAGCTGTCGCACCACCTCGGCCGCGCGCTGCAACTGACGAACATCCTGCGCGACATCGACGACGACGCGGCGATCAACCGCTGCTACCTGCCGCGCGAACTGCTCGCGCGCGAAGGCATCGCGATCACCGATCCGGCGACGATCGCGCGCGATCCGGCGCTGCCGCGCGTGTGCGCGACGCTCGTCGAGCGCGCGCTCGAGCACTTCCGCCAGGCCGACGCGGTGATGGACACCTGCGCGCGTGCACAGGTGAAGGCGCCGCGCATCATGTCGGGCGCCTATCGCTGCATTCTCGAAGCGGCGGTCGCGCGCGGTTTCGCCGCGCCGCGCGCGCCGCTGCGCAAGCCCAAGGCGCGCATGCTGATGATCGCCGCGCGCTACGCGCTGTTCTGA